A genome region from Populus alba chromosome 5, ASM523922v2, whole genome shotgun sequence includes the following:
- the LOC118029271 gene encoding uncharacterized protein isoform X2, translating to MRSSMASLTATLLLVAISLCLPSQTTANYEYSSPPPPKKSPPPPPPPYHYKSPPPPPPVHSPPPPPHPYKYKSPPPPPPVHKSPPPPKKPYKYKSPPPPPVHSPPPPSHPYKYKSPPPPPPVYKYKSPPPPPPVYKSPPPPPKKPYKYKSPPPPPIYKSPPPPPPVYKSPPPPPPPVYKSPPPPPPKKPYKYKSPPPPPTPVYKYKSPPPPPPVHKSPPPPPPKKPYKYKSPPPPPTPVYKYKSPPPPPPVYKSPPPPHYIYASPPPPHHY from the exons ACTGGTAGCAATCTCTCTCTGCTTGCCATCACAAACCACAGCAAACTACGAATACTCCTCTCCTCCACCTCCTAAGAAATCgcctccaccacctcctcctccttaCCATTACAAATCCCCGCCACCGCCACCTCCAGTGCattctcctccaccaccaccacacccTTACAAGTACAAGTCCCCCCCGCCTCCTCCACCAGTGCATAAGTCTCCACCACCACCCAAAAAGCCCTACAAGTACAAGTCACCACCGCCTCCTCCGGTTCattctccaccaccaccatcacatCCTTACAAGTACAAGTCTCCACCCCCTCCTCCACCAGTTTACAAATACAAGTCTCCTCCTCCCCCTCCACCAGTTTACAAGTCACCTCCCCCACCACCCAAGAAGCCGTACAAGTATAAATCTCCCCCACCACCTCCAATTTACaagtctcctcctcctccaccaccagtTTACAAGTCACCA CCCCCACCACCTCCTCCAGTTTACaagtctcctcctccacctcctcccAAGAAGCCTTACAAATACAAGTCCCCCCCACCACCTCCTACTCCAGTTTATAAATACaagtctcctcctccaccaccaccagtaCACAAGTCtcctccaccacctcctcccAAGAAGCCATACAAATACAAGTCTCCTCCCCCACCTCCTACTCCAGTTTATAAATACAagtctcctccaccaccaccaccagtatacaagtcaccaccaccaccccatTACATTTACGCATCACCCCCTCCACCTCACCATTACTAG
- the LOC118029271 gene encoding uncharacterized protein isoform X1, translating to MRSSMASLTATLLLVAISLCLPSQTTANYEYSSPPPPKKSPPPPPPPYHYKSPPPPPPVHSPPPPPHPYKYKSPPPPPPVHKSPPPPKKPYKYKSPPPPPVHSPPPPSHPYKYKSPPPPPPVYKYKSPPPPPPVYKSPPPPPKKPYKYKSPPPPPIYKSPPPPPPVYKSPPPPPEKPYKYKSPPPPPPVYKSPPPPPPKKPYKYKSPPPPPTPVYKYKSPPPPPPVHKSPPPPPPKKPYKYKSPPPPPTPVYKYKSPPPPPPVYKSPPPPHYIYASPPPPHHY from the coding sequence ACTGGTAGCAATCTCTCTCTGCTTGCCATCACAAACCACAGCAAACTACGAATACTCCTCTCCTCCACCTCCTAAGAAATCgcctccaccacctcctcctccttaCCATTACAAATCCCCGCCACCGCCACCTCCAGTGCattctcctccaccaccaccacacccTTACAAGTACAAGTCCCCCCCGCCTCCTCCACCAGTGCATAAGTCTCCACCACCACCCAAAAAGCCCTACAAGTACAAGTCACCACCGCCTCCTCCGGTTCattctccaccaccaccatcacatCCTTACAAGTACAAGTCTCCACCCCCTCCTCCACCAGTTTACAAATACAAGTCTCCTCCTCCCCCTCCACCAGTTTACAAGTCACCTCCCCCACCACCCAAGAAGCCGTACAAGTATAAATCTCCCCCACCACCTCCAATTTACaagtctcctcctcctccaccaccagtTTACAAGTCACCACCCCCACCACCCGAGAAGCCATACAAGTACAAGTCTCCCCCACCACCTCCTCCAGTTTACaagtctcctcctccacctcctcccAAGAAGCCTTACAAATACAAGTCCCCCCCACCACCTCCTACTCCAGTTTATAAATACaagtctcctcctccaccaccaccagtaCACAAGTCtcctccaccacctcctcccAAGAAGCCATACAAATACAAGTCTCCTCCCCCACCTCCTACTCCAGTTTATAAATACAagtctcctccaccaccaccaccagtatacaagtcaccaccaccaccccatTACATTTACGCATCACCCCCTCCACCTCACCATTACTAG